The following proteins are encoded in a genomic region of Haloarcula marina:
- a CDS encoding MTH865 family protein, whose translation MVDKADLREQFVAAFEDADYPISSPMDLVPALPSGPSTKFESGDFSMTAMELNTKLNGEFPYESVDAFVDDVMESLESQDLI comes from the coding sequence ATGGTCGACAAAGCGGACCTTCGCGAACAGTTCGTCGCAGCGTTCGAAGACGCAGACTATCCCATCTCCAGCCCGATGGACCTCGTTCCGGCGCTGCCGAGCGGTCCGTCCACGAAGTTCGAGTCGGGCGACTTCTCGATGACCGCGATGGAACTCAACACCAAACTCAACGGCGAGTTCCCGTACGAGAGCGTCGACGCCTTCGTCGACGACGTGATGGAGTCGCTGGAGAGCCAGGACCTCATCTAA
- a CDS encoding ATP-binding response regulator, with amino-acid sequence MVKGKIRALVVDDSEFFAQMTAETLTEEHDIDSVAVHSGQGALDKLAEEDFDCVVSDYEMPEMNGLELLRTIREDDPTLPFILLTGRGDEETASKAIAVGVADYLLKLEVVEDKQYGRLANRIQSVVEQDRTRKKFESLVANSPDGIAQVTDGGVLLSANSAIADRLGTEAAELEGERLTDVMDTEAARRRVAAVRRAIDTGEAEVIEEAVDGRHYHTQCIPVESHRQRNTVQLVSRDVTDQIQRQRELERQNERLEQFAGVVSHDLRNPLNVAESAIELLEWPDDDEDAELLSKVDRSLDRMGEIIEDVLKLARDGQTVDDPEEVGLDAIATEAWAWVETDDAALSVATDAAIRADPNRAQDVFANLFRNAVEHNDERVTVTVGRLADGFYVADDGSGIDEDAGVFQMGHSTSRDGTGIGLAIVMQVAQAHGWTVTHTESESGGARFEITGVEILD; translated from the coding sequence ATGGTCAAAGGAAAAATCAGGGCACTCGTCGTCGACGACAGCGAGTTCTTCGCGCAGATGACCGCCGAGACGTTGACGGAGGAACACGACATCGATTCGGTCGCGGTCCACAGCGGCCAGGGTGCGCTCGACAAACTGGCCGAGGAAGACTTCGACTGCGTGGTCAGCGACTACGAGATGCCCGAGATGAACGGACTGGAGCTACTGCGGACGATACGCGAGGACGACCCGACGCTTCCGTTCATCCTCTTGACCGGTCGCGGCGACGAGGAGACGGCGAGCAAAGCCATCGCCGTCGGCGTCGCGGACTATCTGCTGAAACTCGAAGTCGTCGAGGACAAGCAGTACGGTCGCCTCGCGAACCGCATCCAGAGCGTCGTCGAACAGGACCGGACCCGAAAGAAGTTCGAGTCGCTGGTCGCGAACTCACCCGACGGTATCGCGCAGGTGACAGACGGCGGCGTGTTGCTGTCTGCCAACTCCGCGATTGCCGACCGACTCGGGACCGAGGCCGCCGAACTCGAAGGTGAGCGGCTCACCGACGTGATGGACACCGAAGCGGCCCGCCGTCGGGTCGCCGCCGTCCGCCGCGCTATCGACACGGGCGAGGCGGAGGTCATCGAGGAAGCGGTCGACGGGCGTCACTACCACACCCAGTGTATCCCCGTCGAAAGTCACCGACAGCGCAACACGGTCCAACTCGTCTCACGGGACGTGACCGACCAGATCCAGCGCCAGCGGGAACTCGAACGGCAGAACGAGCGCTTAGAGCAGTTCGCGGGCGTCGTCAGTCACGACCTGCGGAACCCACTCAACGTGGCCGAGAGCGCCATCGAACTGCTCGAATGGCCCGACGACGACGAGGATGCAGAACTGCTCTCGAAGGTGGACCGCTCGCTCGACCGGATGGGCGAGATAATCGAAGACGTGCTGAAGTTGGCCCGCGACGGCCAGACGGTCGACGACCCCGAGGAAGTCGGCCTCGACGCGATTGCGACCGAAGCCTGGGCGTGGGTCGAGACGGACGACGCAGCGCTTTCGGTGGCGACGGACGCGGCGATTCGCGCCGACCCCAACCGCGCACAGGACGTCTTCGCGAACCTCTTTCGCAACGCCGTCGAACACAACGACGAGCGAGTGACGGTGACCGTCGGGCGGTTGGCCGACGGGTTCTACGTCGCCGACGACGGGAGCGGCATCGACGAGGACGCGGGCGTCTTCCAGATGGGTCACTCCACGAGTCGCGACGGCACCGGCATCGGCCTCGCCATCGTGATGCAGGTGGCCCAAGCCCACGGCTGGACGGTGACGCACACCGAGAGCGAGTCCGGCGGCGCGCGCTTCGAGATAACCGGCGTCGAAATCCTCGACTGA
- a CDS encoding PQQ-dependent sugar dehydrogenase, whose translation MDYSTRRQFLRAGGVALAALAGCSGTDSSPGQQTDGTPGQQTASPTGDPTLETLELGSQLVADGFTAPVDVVPSSGRYFVVDQPGRVYAVDAESGETTTAADLTDRVVDVGGYDERGLLGMAVHPSSDDGRAFLRYSAPRRDGTPDNYSHTFVLSEFSLSGGTIDPDSERTLLEIPEPQPNHNAGAVGFGPDGYLYVAVGDGGGANDQGRGHVADWYDAVDGGNGQDVTENLLGSILRLDVDRTGEDRPYGIPADNPLVGKSGLDEQFAWGFRNPWRFSFGPDGRFFVADVGQFRWEEVSIVESGGNYGWNVREGANCFRVDDCPTETSDGTTLTDPIVQYPHDGGAVSGISVIGGYLYAGEAIPTLRDRYVFADWQAGGDLFVATDTGGERWSVTTVPVVSDGFGSNVLSFGRTSSGELLVCTTNRQGIGGSSGAVHRLRTA comes from the coding sequence ATGGACTATTCGACGCGCCGACAGTTCCTCCGCGCTGGCGGCGTCGCGCTCGCCGCGCTCGCCGGTTGTTCGGGCACGGACTCTTCCCCCGGGCAACAGACGGACGGGACCCCGGGCCAGCAGACGGCCTCGCCCACCGGCGACCCCACCCTCGAAACGCTCGAACTCGGGAGCCAACTCGTCGCCGACGGATTCACCGCCCCCGTCGACGTGGTCCCGTCCTCGGGCCGGTACTTCGTCGTCGACCAACCCGGGCGCGTGTACGCCGTCGACGCCGAGAGCGGCGAGACGACCACGGCGGCGGACCTCACCGACCGCGTCGTCGACGTGGGCGGCTACGACGAGCGCGGCCTTCTGGGAATGGCCGTTCATCCGTCATCTGACGACGGACGGGCGTTCCTCCGGTACAGCGCACCGCGGCGCGACGGCACCCCCGACAACTACTCGCACACGTTCGTCCTCTCGGAGTTCTCGCTCTCCGGTGGTACCATCGACCCCGACAGCGAGCGCACCCTCTTGGAGATACCCGAACCGCAGCCGAACCACAACGCCGGGGCCGTCGGGTTCGGGCCGGACGGCTACCTCTACGTCGCGGTCGGCGACGGCGGCGGCGCGAACGACCAAGGCCGGGGCCACGTGGCCGACTGGTACGACGCCGTCGACGGCGGCAACGGACAGGACGTGACAGAGAACCTCCTGGGGAGCATCCTCCGTCTCGACGTGGACCGGACCGGCGAGGATAGGCCGTACGGGATACCCGCAGACAATCCGCTGGTCGGGAAATCCGGTCTGGACGAACAGTTCGCGTGGGGATTTCGCAACCCGTGGCGGTTCTCCTTCGGTCCCGACGGCCGTTTCTTCGTCGCCGACGTGGGCCAGTTCCGGTGGGAGGAGGTCAGCATCGTCGAATCGGGCGGGAACTACGGGTGGAACGTCCGCGAGGGCGCGAACTGCTTCCGGGTCGACGACTGCCCGACCGAGACCTCCGACGGAACGACGCTGACCGACCCTATCGTCCAGTACCCGCACGACGGCGGTGCGGTGTCGGGCATCTCGGTTATCGGCGGGTATCTGTACGCTGGCGAGGCGATTCCGACGCTCCGGGACCGCTACGTCTTCGCGGACTGGCAGGCGGGCGGCGACCTGTTCGTGGCGACGGACACCGGCGGCGAACGGTGGTCGGTGACGACGGTGCCCGTGGTCAGCGACGGGTTCGGTTCGAACGTCCTCTCCTTCGGCCGCACGTCGTCGGGCGAACTCCTCGTCTGTACGACGAACAGGCAGGGAATCGGCGGGTCGAGCGGCGCGGTCCACCGTCTGCGGACCGCCTGA
- a CDS encoding HAD-IIA family hydrolase, with protein sequence MTLRGVILDLDGTVYHGDRPLPGAADAVDRLRDRGLSLCFFSNNPLHDGAEYVDRLQSLGVDARPGEACSSAVVTREYVDDHHAGDGVFVVGSDSIRTRVGATRAELVTDPRDADALLASWTDEFHYRDMVDSLRALDDDTAFLGTDPDRTFPDADGNPTPGSGAIIRAIAGVVEREPDLVLGKPSEVAVAAALDRLDCRPEECLVVGDRLDTDIAMGERTGMETALVRTGVSDDRAIERSDVTPDHVLDSLADVDSVFEGR encoded by the coding sequence ATGACACTCCGGGGCGTGATTCTGGACCTCGACGGGACCGTCTACCACGGCGACCGGCCGCTACCCGGCGCGGCCGACGCCGTCGACCGACTCCGCGACCGCGGCCTCTCGCTGTGCTTCTTCTCGAACAACCCGCTGCACGACGGCGCGGAGTACGTCGACCGCCTCCAATCGCTGGGCGTGGACGCGCGGCCCGGTGAGGCGTGTTCCTCGGCCGTCGTCACGCGGGAGTACGTCGACGACCACCACGCGGGCGACGGCGTCTTCGTCGTCGGGTCCGACTCGATTCGGACTCGCGTGGGAGCGACGCGGGCCGAACTGGTCACCGACCCCCGGGACGCCGACGCCCTCCTCGCCTCGTGGACCGACGAGTTCCACTACCGAGACATGGTGGATTCGCTCCGGGCGCTGGACGACGACACCGCCTTTCTGGGGACGGACCCGGACCGGACGTTCCCGGACGCGGACGGCAACCCGACGCCGGGGTCCGGGGCCATCATCCGCGCCATCGCTGGCGTGGTCGAACGCGAACCAGACCTCGTTCTCGGAAAACCGTCCGAGGTCGCCGTCGCCGCCGCGCTGGACCGTCTCGACTGTCGCCCCGAGGAGTGCCTCGTCGTCGGGGACCGACTGGACACGGACATCGCGATGGGCGAGCGGACGGGCATGGAGACGGCGCTCGTCCGAACCGGCGTCAGCGACGACCGGGCCATCGAGCGAAGCGACGTGACGCCCGACCACGTCCTGGACTCGCTGGCCGACGTGGACAGCGTCTTCGAAGGTCGCTGA
- a CDS encoding metal-dependent transcriptional regulator, with the protein MLSATMEDYLKAIYRLEREGEPPVATSTIAETLEVTPPTATSMIEKLEDRDLVEREKYKGVTLTPEGETVALEVIRHHRLLETFLTEQLGYDWSEVHEEAEILEHHISEEFERRVAAALDEPAVDPHGDPIPNDELEPIEEIPASSLSDHGEGARLEVARVRDRNAEELTYLDEAGVTPGTTLVVKEVAPIGMVTVRLGDGETVSLPDHIASAIQVTRADDTIADGVSEV; encoded by the coding sequence ATGCTGAGCGCGACGATGGAGGACTACCTGAAGGCCATCTACCGACTCGAACGGGAGGGTGAGCCACCGGTCGCGACGTCGACAATCGCCGAGACGCTGGAGGTGACCCCGCCGACGGCGACGAGCATGATAGAGAAACTCGAAGACCGGGACCTCGTCGAGCGCGAGAAGTACAAGGGCGTCACGCTCACGCCGGAGGGCGAAACCGTCGCGCTGGAGGTCATTCGCCACCACCGCCTGCTGGAAACGTTTCTCACCGAGCAACTGGGCTACGACTGGTCCGAGGTCCACGAGGAGGCCGAAATCTTAGAGCACCACATCAGCGAGGAGTTCGAACGCCGCGTGGCCGCGGCGCTCGACGAACCCGCCGTCGACCCCCACGGCGACCCGATTCCCAACGACGAACTCGAACCGATAGAGGAAATCCCCGCGTCGTCGCTCTCGGACCACGGCGAAGGGGCGCGTCTCGAAGTCGCCCGAGTTCGCGACCGGAACGCGGAGGAACTCACGTACCTCGACGAGGCGGGCGTCACGCCCGGGACGACACTCGTCGTGAAAGAAGTCGCACCCATCGGGATGGTCACCGTTCGCCTCGGCGACGGCGAAACCGTCTCGCTCCCGGACCATATCGCCAGCGCGATTCAGGTCACGAGGGCGGACGACACCATCGCCGACGGGGTGAGCGAGGTGTGA
- a CDS encoding heavy metal translocating P-type ATPase, with product MTDRTVRLELTGMSCANCSATIEDAVGRLDGVESVDANYATDEGSVTYDPETVSLGDIVAAVEDAGYGVVTESVTVAITDMSCANCAETNAEALERTPGVVSADVNYATDEAQVTYLPSAASLSTLYDAIESAGYTPVREDGSADDRDGEGAEQSSEDRRDAARNAEVRKQLRLTLFGAALSAPLLVFMADHLLGLGLFESTLFGVPLGWVQFALATPVQIALGRPFYENAYKALVKNRRANMDVLIALGSSTAYGYSVVALLDLIASTGLYFDTAAFILVFITLGNYLEARSKSQAGAAIRQLLEMEADTATVLREDGSEEEIPLSDVEVGDRLKVRPGEKIPTDGVVVDGDSAVDESMVTGESVPVEKGAGDEVIGATVNQNGVLEVEATKVGSETALQQIVERVKQAQSRQPEIQNLADRISAYFVPAVIANALLWAGVWAVAPEVLAGFVSALPVWGLAAGGPAAVGVSEFAVVVFASAVLIACPCALGLATPAATMVGTAIGARNGVLFKGGDVLEQVRDVDTVVFDKTGTLTEGEMELTDVEVVGAAADGGTLEEPPELTEAYVLELAASAESGSEHPLARAIVDGARERGIDVADADDFENVPGQGVRATTPHGEVLVGNRKLLEDAGVDTAPAEEQMDALEREGKTAMLVAAADGGATNDQFRLVGVVADADTVKPSAADAVSGLRDRGLDVWMITGDNERTARAVAEEVGIDPDNVRAGVLPEDKAEAVEGIQSEGKRAMMVGDGVNDAPALATAAVGCAIGSGTDVAIEAGDVTLLRDDPADVLKAIRISDASLRKIKQNLFWALGYNTVMIPLASLGLLQPALAAAAMAASSVSVLANSLAFRRYTPDEDYELLGFLRP from the coding sequence ATGACTGATAGAACCGTTCGCCTCGAACTCACGGGGATGAGCTGTGCCAACTGCTCGGCGACCATCGAGGACGCGGTCGGGCGGTTGGACGGCGTCGAGTCTGTCGACGCCAACTATGCCACCGACGAGGGGAGCGTGACGTACGACCCCGAGACCGTCTCGCTCGGCGATATCGTGGCCGCCGTCGAAGACGCGGGCTACGGCGTCGTCACCGAGTCGGTGACCGTCGCCATCACCGATATGTCGTGTGCCAACTGCGCCGAGACGAACGCCGAGGCCTTGGAACGGACGCCCGGCGTCGTCTCGGCCGACGTGAACTACGCCACCGACGAGGCACAGGTCACCTACCTCCCGTCGGCGGCGTCGCTGTCGACCCTCTACGACGCCATCGAATCGGCGGGTTACACCCCGGTTCGGGAGGACGGAAGCGCCGACGACAGAGACGGTGAGGGCGCCGAGCAATCGTCCGAGGACCGTCGGGACGCCGCCCGGAACGCCGAGGTTCGGAAGCAACTCCGGTTGACCCTCTTCGGCGCGGCGCTGTCGGCCCCCCTGCTCGTTTTCATGGCCGACCACCTGCTGGGACTCGGCCTGTTCGAGTCGACGCTGTTCGGCGTTCCGCTCGGGTGGGTCCAGTTCGCGCTGGCGACGCCGGTGCAAATCGCGCTCGGTCGGCCGTTCTACGAGAACGCGTACAAGGCGCTCGTGAAGAACCGCCGCGCGAACATGGACGTGCTCATCGCGCTGGGGTCCTCGACGGCGTACGGCTACTCCGTCGTCGCACTGCTGGACCTCATCGCCAGCACGGGCCTGTACTTCGACACGGCGGCGTTCATCCTCGTGTTCATCACGCTCGGGAACTACCTCGAAGCCCGCTCGAAGAGCCAAGCGGGCGCGGCCATCCGGCAACTGCTGGAGATGGAAGCCGACACCGCGACGGTCCTCCGCGAGGACGGTTCCGAGGAGGAGATTCCCCTCTCGGACGTCGAGGTCGGCGACCGCCTGAAGGTCCGCCCCGGCGAGAAGATTCCGACCGACGGCGTCGTCGTCGACGGCGACTCGGCCGTCGACGAGTCGATGGTCACCGGCGAGTCCGTCCCCGTCGAGAAAGGGGCGGGCGACGAGGTCATCGGCGCGACGGTGAACCAGAACGGCGTCCTCGAAGTCGAGGCCACGAAAGTCGGGTCCGAAACGGCGCTCCAACAAATCGTCGAGCGCGTGAAGCAAGCCCAGTCCCGCCAGCCCGAGATTCAGAATCTCGCCGACCGCATCTCGGCGTACTTCGTCCCGGCGGTCATCGCCAACGCCCTGCTGTGGGCGGGCGTCTGGGCCGTCGCGCCCGAAGTGCTGGCCGGGTTCGTGAGCGCGCTCCCCGTGTGGGGACTGGCGGCGGGCGGTCCCGCCGCCGTCGGCGTCTCCGAGTTCGCCGTCGTCGTGTTCGCGTCGGCGGTGCTCATCGCCTGTCCCTGCGCGCTGGGACTGGCGACGCCCGCGGCGACGATGGTCGGGACGGCCATCGGCGCGCGCAACGGCGTCCTGTTCAAGGGCGGCGACGTGCTCGAACAGGTCCGCGACGTGGACACCGTCGTCTTCGACAAGACGGGGACGCTCACCGAGGGCGAGATGGAACTGACCGACGTGGAAGTCGTGGGAGCGGCGGCGGACGGTGGGACGCTGGAAGAGCCTCCCGAACTCACCGAGGCGTACGTCCTCGAACTGGCCGCCAGCGCCGAGAGCGGGAGCGAACACCCCCTCGCGCGGGCCATCGTCGACGGGGCGCGAGAGCGCGGTATCGACGTGGCCGACGCCGATGACTTCGAGAACGTCCCCGGACAGGGCGTGCGCGCGACGACGCCCCACGGCGAGGTGCTGGTCGGCAACCGGAAACTGCTCGAAGACGCGGGGGTCGACACGGCCCCCGCAGAGGAGCAGATGGACGCCCTCGAACGCGAGGGGAAGACGGCGATGCTCGTCGCCGCGGCCGACGGCGGGGCGACGAACGACCAGTTCCGTCTGGTCGGCGTCGTCGCCGACGCGGACACCGTCAAGCCCAGCGCCGCCGACGCCGTCTCGGGCCTCCGCGACCGCGGCCTCGACGTGTGGATGATTACCGGCGACAACGAGCGCACCGCCCGGGCCGTCGCCGAAGAAGTCGGTATCGACCCCGACAACGTCCGCGCGGGCGTCCTCCCCGAGGACAAGGCGGAGGCCGTCGAGGGGATTCAGTCCGAGGGCAAGCGAGCGATGATGGTCGGCGACGGCGTCAACGACGCTCCCGCACTGGCGACGGCCGCCGTCGGGTGCGCCATCGGGTCGGGGACCGACGTGGCCATCGAGGCGGGCGACGTGACCCTGCTCCGGGACGACCCGGCCGACGTGCTGAAGGCCATCCGCATCTCCGACGCCAGCCTCCGGAAGATAAAACAGAACCTCTTCTGGGCGCTTGGCTACAACACGGTGATGATTCCGCTGGCCTCGCTGGGCCTGCTCCAACCGGCGCTGGCCGCGGCCGCGATGGCCGCCTCGTCGGTGTCCGTCCTCGCCAACAGCCTCGCGTTCCGGCGCTACACGCCCGACGAGGACTACGAACTGCTCGGGTTCCTCCGGCCCTGA
- a CDS encoding AsnC family transcriptional regulator — MRGLDDTDREIVRLLLDDARRPFSDIADRVGLSAPAVSDRVDRLQEMGVVRGFTLDLDRSLLRSGVPVLLEIVAEPGRTDAVASGLNDADAVEHVFRTADHRVTVTATVPQSAVTDLLDAHVDVADIDSYEVRLVADTEWTPGLGTAEFAPDCAECGNTVDEEGERTVLDGDTYYFCCGSCESRFVEQYESLKEGA; from the coding sequence ATGCGCGGCCTCGACGACACCGACCGAGAGATAGTGAGACTGTTGCTCGACGACGCCCGTCGCCCGTTCAGCGACATCGCCGACCGCGTGGGACTGTCGGCCCCCGCCGTCTCCGACCGGGTCGACCGCTTACAGGAGATGGGCGTCGTGCGGGGGTTCACGCTCGACCTGGACCGGTCGCTGCTCCGGTCCGGCGTACCGGTACTGCTGGAAATCGTCGCCGAACCGGGGCGGACAGACGCCGTCGCGAGCGGTCTCAACGACGCCGACGCCGTGGAACACGTCTTCAGGACCGCCGACCACAGAGTGACCGTGACGGCGACCGTCCCGCAGTCGGCGGTCACGGACCTCCTCGACGCCCACGTCGACGTTGCCGACATCGACAGTTACGAGGTGCGACTCGTCGCCGACACCGAGTGGACACCCGGCCTCGGAACCGCCGAGTTCGCCCCGGACTGCGCCGAGTGCGGCAACACCGTGGACGAGGAGGGCGAGCGGACGGTGCTGGACGGCGACACCTACTACTTCTGCTGTGGGTCGTGCGAGTCTCGCTTCGTCGAACAGTACGAATCGCTGAAAGAGGGGGCGTGA
- a CDS encoding metal-dependent hydrolase, whose protein sequence is MYRPGHYGAALLVYAPLGAAFVTLDSFGLAVAGGALSLVLAPVPDYDQRVPLVTHRGVTHTLLFALAVGLVLGTAGWLLGSTGGVAPWRPAAFGFLVGTTAIVSHLLADVITPAGIAPLWPLSGKKYTLSLTRADNVVANYAMLALGVFAAAVVVALARPSLVAA, encoded by the coding sequence ATGTATCGGCCGGGACATTACGGGGCGGCGCTCCTCGTCTACGCGCCGTTGGGGGCCGCGTTCGTGACGCTCGATTCGTTCGGCCTCGCCGTCGCGGGCGGGGCGCTGTCGCTCGTCCTCGCGCCCGTTCCCGACTACGACCAGCGAGTACCGCTGGTCACTCACCGCGGCGTGACTCACACGCTGTTGTTCGCTCTCGCGGTGGGTCTCGTACTCGGGACTGCGGGGTGGCTACTCGGTTCGACGGGCGGCGTCGCTCCGTGGCGCCCGGCCGCCTTCGGGTTCCTCGTCGGGACGACGGCCATCGTCTCACATCTGCTCGCCGACGTGATTACGCCCGCGGGAATCGCGCCGCTGTGGCCGCTTTCCGGAAAGAAGTACACGCTCTCGCTCACCCGTGCCGACAACGTCGTGGCGAACTACGCCATGCTGGCGCTCGGCGTGTTCGCCGCCGCCGTCGTCGTCGCCCTCGCTCGACCGTCGCTGGTCGCCGCTTAG
- a CDS encoding TMEM165/GDT1 family protein, producing MSEATWLTVVFIAAGAQLAVLPGEKVQFIIAGLSTRFNPYMVVAAAGTAFAGWTAVEVWLGQRVTSLLPGIYLDALTAGLFLLFAYLLVHTAPAADAPDREPARDLLTDGGELDVQVPLVGWRVPNKLGGFLPIFALMAFGEFGDKTQLITISLAAQYTAFPTAIWTGEMLAIIPVSLANALVFYRFSHAFDLRKAHFAGAALFLFFAADGAVSVLFGVSVWETIVGAVVAAVGL from the coding sequence GTGAGCGAGGCGACGTGGCTGACCGTCGTTTTCATCGCCGCCGGTGCGCAACTGGCGGTGCTCCCCGGGGAGAAGGTCCAGTTCATCATCGCCGGTCTGTCGACGCGCTTCAACCCGTACATGGTCGTCGCGGCCGCTGGCACGGCCTTCGCCGGGTGGACCGCCGTCGAGGTCTGGTTGGGCCAACGAGTCACCTCGCTGTTGCCGGGTATCTACCTGGACGCCCTGACCGCCGGGCTATTCCTCCTCTTTGCGTACCTCCTCGTCCACACCGCTCCCGCGGCCGACGCCCCCGACCGCGAACCCGCACGCGACCTCCTGACCGACGGCGGCGAACTGGACGTGCAGGTCCCACTGGTAGGGTGGCGCGTTCCGAACAAACTCGGCGGCTTTCTCCCCATCTTCGCGCTGATGGCCTTCGGCGAGTTTGGCGATAAGACCCAACTCATCACCATCTCACTGGCCGCCCAGTACACCGCGTTCCCGACGGCCATCTGGACCGGCGAGATGCTCGCCATTATCCCGGTGAGCCTCGCGAACGCGCTCGTCTTCTACCGCTTCTCGCACGCCTTCGACCTTCGAAAGGCCCACTTCGCCGGGGCCGCCCTGTTCCTGTTCTTCGCGGCCGACGGCGCGGTGAGCGTGCTGTTCGGCGTCTCCGTCTGGGAGACGATAGTCGGGGCCGTCGTCGCCGCCGTGGGCCTCTGA
- a CDS encoding ABC transporter ATP-binding protein, giving the protein MVAIETTDLTRRFGDVTALDGLSLSVDEGSLFGLLGPNGSGKTTTIELLTGQREPTSGEARVVGHDPVADPMGVRRAIGILPEREDPPSFLTPREYLTFVGEVREVDDIDGRIEAWADRLDCASVLDALSTGLSEGERQRVMLAAAFLHDPDLVFIDEPLVNLDPIMQEQVKRQLADYCDRGNTLFLSTHYVDVAAELCTHVGIVDDGRLVAECDPREMTEDELLDYFIAEVGGDAAEVRA; this is encoded by the coding sequence ATGGTTGCCATCGAGACGACGGACCTCACCCGGCGGTTCGGCGACGTGACGGCGCTGGACGGCCTCTCACTGTCCGTCGACGAAGGGTCGCTGTTCGGGTTGCTCGGACCGAACGGCTCCGGGAAGACCACCACTATCGAACTTCTGACCGGCCAGCGCGAACCCACGAGCGGCGAGGCCCGCGTCGTCGGCCACGACCCGGTGGCGGACCCGATGGGTGTCAGACGGGCCATCGGCATTCTCCCCGAGCGCGAGGACCCGCCGAGTTTTCTCACCCCCCGGGAGTACCTGACGTTCGTCGGCGAGGTCCGCGAAGTGGACGACATCGACGGCCGCATCGAGGCGTGGGCCGACCGCCTCGACTGTGCTTCCGTCCTCGACGCCCTCTCGACGGGCCTCTCGGAGGGCGAGCGACAGCGCGTGATGCTCGCGGCGGCGTTCCTCCACGACCCGGATCTCGTGTTCATCGACGAACCGCTGGTCAATCTGGACCCCATCATGCAGGAACAGGTCAAACGACAGTTGGCGGACTACTGCGACCGGGGCAACACGCTGTTTCTCTCCACGCACTACGTCGACGTGGCCGCCGAACTGTGCACGCACGTCGGTATCGTCGACGACGGGCGACTCGTCGCCGAGTGCGACCCGCGGGAGATGACCGAAGACGAACTGCTCGACTACTTCATCGCGGAGGTGGGCGGCGACGCCGCGGAGGTGCGGGCGTGA
- a CDS encoding DJ-1/PfpI family protein: protein MSKTILMIVGDFGEDYEIMVPFQTLQSVGHDVHAVCPEKEAGDTIKTAIHDFRGDQTYMETRGHNFELNATMADVDPSDYDALVVPGGRAPEYLRTHDEVLDAVRHFFDADKPVAAVCHGPQILAAAGVLDGYEMTAYPACRPECEAAGCSWVDGVVRDRNLVTGQAWPDHPEWLAEFMTVLGDEVSHGEAAVAADD, encoded by the coding sequence ATGAGCAAAACCATCCTGATGATAGTCGGCGACTTCGGCGAAGACTACGAGATAATGGTCCCGTTCCAGACGCTCCAGAGCGTCGGCCACGACGTCCACGCCGTCTGCCCCGAGAAGGAAGCGGGCGACACAATCAAGACGGCGATTCACGACTTCCGCGGCGACCAGACGTACATGGAGACTCGCGGGCACAACTTCGAACTGAACGCCACGATGGCGGACGTGGACCCGAGCGACTACGACGCCCTCGTCGTCCCCGGCGGCCGCGCGCCGGAGTATCTGCGGACCCACGATGAGGTATTGGACGCGGTACGGCATTTCTTCGACGCCGACAAACCCGTCGCGGCGGTGTGTCACGGCCCGCAGATTCTCGCCGCCGCGGGTGTGCTGGACGGCTACGAGATGACCGCCTACCCGGCCTGCCGCCCCGAGTGCGAGGCCGCCGGGTGTTCGTGGGTCGACGGCGTCGTCCGCGACCGAAACCTCGTCACCGGGCAGGCGTGGCCCGACCACCCCGAGTGGCTGGCAGAGTTCATGACCGTACTGGGCGACGAAGTGAGCCACGGCGAGGCCGCCGTGGCCGCAGACGACTGA